A stretch of the Panulirus ornatus isolate Po-2019 chromosome 10, ASM3632096v1, whole genome shotgun sequence genome encodes the following:
- the LOC139750657 gene encoding uncharacterized protein: MKNVRILEDLVSQPVEEPRNMTLLLQVLVSFFLGLAVVVYASIYLCAQMALVKHMASWVMAFLVRKVRATVAPSPVQQVTREAVQPPKKQIPAPTPKEGKPIPSPKERQPVPSPKVPKEKTPVPSPKVSKERQPVPSPKEQQPVPSTKVPKERQPVPSPKVPKEKTPVPSPKVSKERQPVPSTKVPKERQPIPSTKVPKERQPVPSPKVPKERQPVPSP; the protein is encoded by the coding sequence ATGAAGAACGTGCGGATCCTTGAGGACCTTGTGTCCCAGCCCGTGGAGGAGCCCAGGAACATGaccctcctgctgcaggtgttgGTCAGCTTCTTCCTGGGTCTGGCGGTGGTCGTTTACGCCAGCATTTACCTTTGTGCTCAAATGGCACTGGTGAAGCATATGGCCTCCTGGGTGATGGCCTTCTTGGTGAGGAAGGTTAGGGCAACTGTTGCACCTTCTCCAGTCCAGCAGGTGACTAGAGAAGCTGTACAACCGCCCAAGAAACAAATACCTGCACCAACACCCAAGGAAGGGAAGCCtatcccatcacccaaggaacggcagcctgtcccatcacccaaggttcCCAAGGAAAAGACTCCTGTTCCATCACCGAAGGTttccaaggaacggcagcctgtcccatcacccaaggaacagcagcctgtcccatcaaccaaggttcccaaggaacggcagcctgtcccatcacccaaggttcCCAAGGAAAAGACTCCTGTTCCATCACCGAAGGTttccaaggaacggcagcctgtcccatcaaccaaggttcccaaggaacggcagcctatcccatcaaccaaggttcccaaggaacggcagcctgtcccatcacccaaggttcccaaggaacggcagcctgtcccatcaccttag